The following are from one region of the Cyanobium gracile PCC 6307 genome:
- a CDS encoding ABC transporter ATP-binding protein yields the protein MHLQVSQVSKSFGEGRDRKLVLENISFELVSGQFMALVGSSGSGKSTVMRLIAGLERPSEGTIQLDGVPVRRPGSDRGMVFQKYSLYPWLTAAQNVAFGLSLQGRDKAEIRERTAYFLDVVGLADAARLLPRELSGGMQQRVAIARALATEPKVLLLDEPFGALDLQIRESMQEFLHDLWKRTGLTALLITHDIEEALLLATTVHIMAPRPGRIVHSVDVRLDRSDLSHLRVSQPFLELREELASRLRSLDGSLL from the coding sequence ATGCATCTCCAGGTCTCCCAGGTTTCCAAGAGTTTCGGCGAGGGGCGAGATCGCAAGCTCGTTCTCGAGAACATCAGCTTCGAACTGGTCTCGGGTCAGTTCATGGCCCTGGTCGGCAGTTCCGGCTCCGGCAAGTCCACCGTGATGCGCCTGATCGCCGGTCTGGAGCGGCCCAGCGAAGGCACGATTCAGCTGGATGGCGTTCCGGTCCGGCGCCCCGGCTCCGACCGCGGCATGGTGTTCCAGAAGTACAGCCTCTATCCCTGGCTCACGGCGGCCCAGAACGTCGCCTTCGGCCTCTCCCTCCAGGGACGGGACAAGGCGGAGATCCGCGAACGGACCGCCTATTTCCTCGACGTGGTCGGGCTGGCGGATGCAGCCCGGCTGCTGCCTCGGGAACTTTCGGGGGGCATGCAGCAACGGGTGGCCATCGCCAGGGCCCTGGCGACCGAGCCGAAGGTGCTGCTGCTGGACGAACCGTTCGGGGCGCTGGACCTGCAGATCCGCGAATCGATGCAGGAATTCCTGCACGACCTCTGGAAGCGCACCGGACTCACCGCCCTGCTGATCACCCACGACATCGAGGAGGCGCTGCTGCTCGCCACCACCGTCCACATCATGGCGCCGCGGCCCGGCCGGATCGTCCACAGCGTCGACGTCCGGCTGGACCGCTCCGACCTGAGCCACCTGCGCGTGTCCCAGCCCTTCCTGGAACTACGCGAGGAACTGGCCAGCCGGCTGCGCAGCCTGGATGGCTCCCTGCTCTGA
- a CDS encoding aromatic ring-hydroxylating oxygenase subunit alpha, giving the protein MDTATRAAFLPPELYSSPSVAALEREHYATRFWHPVAAAADLPAGHVRALELLGLPILLCHGTDGAVRAFRNRCPHRAVAFREPAEGSVACRRLVCPYHGWTYDLGGTLLAAAREGEFVDPFDRGAWPLEALDCQVRSSLIWVALGADPIPLDDQLDLPLQEAPQALAQTLEPLAFHERGLACNWKIAHDNTLDDYHVAIAHPTTLHRLQGPVRDYRHRFGTWANVLATPSPEADGAFLTFGLPPWNHLLLWPDGRMAMIQFLPETLGTCRMQVWLLGPASRQAEGEALMAEMVHFLAEDRALVESAQRGYGDGFRTGPPHRLEARILHQQAIYAALLEPWYASGRMPR; this is encoded by the coding sequence ATGGACACCGCCACCCGGGCCGCCTTTCTGCCGCCGGAGCTCTACAGCTCCCCGTCCGTCGCCGCCCTCGAGCGCGAGCACTACGCCACCCGCTTCTGGCACCCCGTCGCCGCCGCCGCCGATCTGCCGGCGGGGCATGTGCGGGCGCTGGAGCTGCTGGGCCTTCCCATCCTGCTCTGCCATGGCACTGATGGCGCCGTGCGGGCCTTCCGCAACCGCTGTCCCCACCGGGCCGTGGCCTTCCGCGAACCGGCTGAGGGCAGCGTGGCCTGCCGAAGGCTGGTCTGCCCCTACCACGGCTGGACCTACGACCTGGGCGGAACGCTGCTGGCGGCCGCCAGGGAAGGGGAATTCGTCGACCCGTTCGATCGCGGCGCCTGGCCGCTGGAGGCCCTCGACTGCCAGGTTCGGTCCTCCCTGATCTGGGTGGCCCTGGGAGCCGATCCGATTCCCCTCGACGACCAGCTCGATCTGCCGCTGCAGGAAGCCCCCCAAGCCCTGGCCCAGACCCTGGAACCCCTGGCCTTCCATGAACGGGGGCTCGCCTGCAACTGGAAGATCGCCCACGACAACACCCTCGACGACTACCACGTCGCCATCGCGCACCCCACCACCCTGCATCGACTGCAGGGCCCGGTGCGCGACTACCGCCATCGCTTCGGCACCTGGGCCAATGTGCTGGCCACCCCCTCGCCGGAAGCGGACGGTGCGTTCCTCACCTTCGGCCTGCCGCCGTGGAACCACCTGCTGCTGTGGCCCGACGGACGCATGGCGATGATCCAGTTCCTGCCCGAGACCCTGGGCACCTGCCGGATGCAGGTGTGGTTGCTGGGCCCTGCCTCACGCCAGGCCGAAGGGGAGGCGCTGATGGCGGAGATGGTCCACTTCCTGGCCGAGGACCGCGCCCTGGTCGAGTCGGCCCAGCGGGGCTACGGGGATGGGTTCCGCACCGGCCCGCCGCACCGGCTGGAGGCCCGGATCCTGCACCAGCAGGCGATCTA
- a CDS encoding hydrogenase maturation nickel metallochaperone HypA, which produces MHEVDMTRCLLLSMNEWKQQHAPQVPAVNRVHLEVGTFTCVEPDQLVVTWADAVRGSWLDGAELVIESVPLVGRCVRCQATYSPDPADGFRSPCCHHPMEEIVSGRELRIRSVAYGFDTAPPTASRPTAAR; this is translated from the coding sequence ATGCATGAAGTCGACATGACGCGCTGCCTGCTGCTGTCCATGAACGAGTGGAAGCAGCAGCACGCTCCCCAGGTGCCGGCGGTGAATCGGGTCCACCTCGAGGTGGGCACCTTCACCTGCGTCGAACCCGACCAGCTGGTGGTCACCTGGGCCGATGCCGTCAGGGGCAGCTGGCTCGACGGCGCCGAGCTGGTGATCGAGTCGGTGCCCCTGGTGGGGCGCTGCGTCCGCTGCCAGGCCACCTACAGCCCCGATCCCGCCGACGGCTTCCGCTCCCCCTGCTGCCACCACCCGATGGAGGAGATCGTCAGCGGCCGCGAACTGCGGATCCGCTCCGTCGCCTACGGCTTCGATACCGCTCCACCCACCGCTTCGCGCCCCACCGCCGCCCGCTGA
- a CDS encoding ABC transporter permease, whose protein sequence is MARSPALRRFLRHPWVLGVLGILTVFLMWWLVTASGMVDKLFLPSPGAVWLAGSDQFQRGILVADAVASIQRVFIGFAISAGLALPIGIAMGTNRTICHFLEPLMALIRYMPAPAFIPLLIIYFGLEELPKVMLIFIGTFFFNTLMIMDAVKFVPSELVETALTLGGRGLPILTRVVAPYIAPQVLDTYRINMASAWNLVIVAELVAANEGLGKRISLAQRFLRTDEIFVGLIVIGLIGLMIDLGFRFLMRRACSWAN, encoded by the coding sequence ATGGCCCGGTCCCCCGCCCTGCGCCGCTTCCTCCGCCACCCCTGGGTTCTGGGGGTGCTCGGCATCCTCACCGTCTTCCTGATGTGGTGGCTGGTCACCGCCAGCGGCATGGTCGACAAACTCTTCCTGCCGAGCCCCGGAGCGGTGTGGCTGGCGGGCAGCGACCAGTTCCAGCGCGGCATCCTGGTGGCGGATGCGGTGGCCAGCATCCAGCGGGTGTTCATCGGCTTCGCCATCTCGGCAGGTCTGGCCCTTCCGATCGGCATCGCCATGGGCACGAACCGCACCATCTGCCACTTTCTGGAACCCCTGATGGCGCTGATCCGCTACATGCCGGCGCCCGCTTTCATCCCCCTGCTGATCATCTATTTCGGTCTCGAGGAGTTGCCGAAGGTGATGCTCATCTTCATCGGCACCTTCTTCTTCAACACCCTGATGATCATGGATGCGGTGAAGTTCGTTCCCTCCGAACTGGTGGAAACGGCCCTCACCCTGGGGGGCCGGGGCCTGCCGATCCTGACCCGGGTGGTAGCCCCTTACATCGCCCCCCAGGTGCTCGACACCTACCGCATCAACATGGCGTCGGCCTGGAACCTCGTCATCGTCGCCGAACTGGTGGCCGCCAACGAGGGCCTGGGCAAACGCATCAGTCTGGCCCAGCGATTCCTGCGTACTGATGAGATCTTCGTCGGTCTGATTGTGATCGGGCTGATCGGTCTGATGATCGATCTGGGTTTCCGGTTTCTGATGCGCCGGGCCTGTTCCTGGGCCAACTGA
- a CDS encoding ABC transporter substrate-binding protein, with product MLKTTFFRRQRRAIALALMAALGGGLLAGCQQPASQETPVKIGYSAWPGWFPWKVTEVTGLFDKQGVAVSMQWFDGYLDSINALNAGQLDCNSQTLNDTISSVAGGADLQVVLQNDFSTGNDQIIAAAEIKSIPDLKGKKVAAEEGTVDHFLLLKVLKDAGLSAKDITFVPLETGAAAAAFAAGKVDAAGVYAPFTTQALKRPGSRALATSKDHPGAISDLLVCRTEFVAKNPEKVQKIVNAWFATLTTIKDDPAGTLPILVERSGVSEAEFNEYNAGTTIQTLEENRSNFKLGTTMLSLPYAAEQISAFLVETGLAKTKPDLTNLLNSQFVDNAR from the coding sequence ATGTTGAAAACCACCTTTTTCCGTCGTCAACGCCGGGCCATCGCCCTCGCCCTGATGGCCGCCCTCGGGGGAGGATTGCTGGCCGGTTGCCAGCAACCGGCCAGCCAGGAGACGCCCGTCAAGATCGGCTACAGCGCCTGGCCGGGCTGGTTTCCTTGGAAAGTCACCGAGGTCACGGGGCTATTCGACAAGCAGGGGGTGGCGGTCTCAATGCAATGGTTCGACGGCTACCTGGATTCGATCAACGCCCTCAACGCCGGCCAGCTGGACTGCAACAGCCAGACCCTCAACGACACGATCAGTTCGGTGGCGGGAGGAGCGGATCTTCAGGTGGTGCTCCAGAACGATTTCTCCACGGGCAATGATCAGATCATCGCCGCAGCCGAGATCAAGTCGATCCCCGATCTCAAGGGCAAGAAGGTCGCCGCCGAGGAAGGCACCGTTGACCACTTCCTGCTGCTGAAGGTGCTCAAGGATGCGGGTCTCTCCGCCAAGGACATCACCTTCGTTCCCCTCGAAACCGGCGCCGCCGCCGCCGCCTTCGCGGCCGGCAAGGTGGACGCCGCCGGCGTCTATGCCCCTTTCACCACCCAGGCCCTGAAACGGCCGGGCAGCCGGGCCCTGGCCACCTCCAAGGATCACCCAGGAGCGATCAGCGATCTGCTCGTCTGTCGCACGGAGTTCGTCGCCAAGAATCCCGAGAAGGTCCAGAAGATCGTCAACGCCTGGTTCGCCACGCTCACCACAATCAAGGACGACCCGGCCGGCACCCTGCCGATCCTGGTGGAGCGTTCCGGTGTCAGCGAAGCCGAGTTCAATGAGTACAACGCCGGCACCACCATCCAGACCCTCGAGGAGAACCGCAGCAACTTCAAGCTGGGCACCACGATGCTGTCGCTGCCCTACGCCGCCGAGCAGATCAGCGCCTTCCTGGTGGAGACGGGCCTGGCCAAGACCAAGCCTGACCTCACCAACCTGCTGAATTCCCAGTTCGTCGACAACGCCCGTTGA
- the hypB gene encoding hydrogenase nickel incorporation protein HypB, with protein sequence MHMPLEDSLGLNLLAANQHRAEHNREHFDAWNLLCLNVMSSPGAGKTSLLERSLAALAGRWAMAVLEGDMTTLLDAERLEAVGIPVVPITTGRACHLDAAMVSGGLKLLRQRLDPAALDILWVENVGNLVCPAEFAIGEHRKVALLSVTEGDDKPLKYPVMFREADCVLITKVDLLPHLPVDVERIEAHIRQVNPRTAVFRLSATTGEGFEAWHDWLDAQRQAVQTSPALLHA encoded by the coding sequence ATGCACATGCCCCTCGAAGACAGCCTCGGCCTCAACCTGCTGGCGGCCAACCAGCACCGGGCCGAGCACAACCGCGAGCACTTCGACGCCTGGAATCTGCTCTGCCTCAACGTGATGAGCAGCCCCGGCGCCGGCAAGACCTCCCTGCTGGAGCGCAGCCTCGCCGCCCTCGCCGGGCGCTGGGCCATGGCCGTGCTCGAAGGCGACATGACCACCCTGCTCGACGCCGAGCGGCTGGAGGCCGTGGGGATTCCGGTGGTGCCGATCACCACCGGTCGCGCCTGCCACCTGGATGCCGCCATGGTCAGCGGTGGACTGAAGCTGCTCCGCCAGCGGCTCGATCCCGCCGCCCTGGACATCCTCTGGGTGGAGAACGTGGGCAACCTGGTCTGCCCCGCCGAATTCGCCATCGGTGAGCACCGCAAGGTGGCGCTGCTGAGTGTCACCGAGGGGGACGACAAGCCCCTCAAGTACCCGGTCATGTTCCGGGAAGCCGACTGCGTGCTGATCACCAAGGTGGATCTGCTGCCCCACCTGCCGGTGGATGTGGAGCGGATTGAGGCCCACATCCGCCAGGTCAACCCCCGCACCGCCGTGTTCCGCCTGTCCGCCACCACCGGAGAGGGCTTCGAGGCCTGGCACGACTGGCTCGACGCCCAGCGCCAGGCCGTCCAGACCTCCCCCGCCCTGCTGCACGCCTGA
- the glnT gene encoding type III glutamate--ammonia ligase: protein MSHQHPASDPTTALQADLRSKGVRYALASFVDLHGVSKAKAVPLEHLGQMMAGSELFTGAALDGVPQEVSDDEVAAVPDPASVTVLPWQPEVAWFASDLHLHGRPFDACSRHILGRVRQEAATMGFRFNLGIETEFFVLKKGAAGGWVPFSDRDTLDKPAYDVRGLLDNLPWLDELVQAMNGLGWGVYSFDHEDGPGQFETDFDYADVLTMADRLTFFKLMAKEIAHRHGLLATFMPKPFGDRTGSGAHFNMSLADLQTGVNLFATPEATPGEVTRLAEHFIAGVLRHAPAICAVIAPTVNSYKRLVAQGSMSGFTWAPVFVCYGNNNRTNMLRIPSPGGRVECRAADISCNPYLGGALMLAAGLEGIREELDPGAPNLVNAYTLSAAERADRGLNMLPRTLGEAVEAFAADPLAESVFGDAMFQAFISYKREEWESYHSAVSEWEQQRYLEFF, encoded by the coding sequence ATGAGTCACCAGCATCCCGCCTCCGACCCCACCACGGCCCTGCAGGCCGACCTGCGTTCGAAGGGGGTCCGCTACGCCCTGGCGAGCTTCGTGGACCTGCACGGGGTGAGCAAAGCCAAGGCCGTGCCCCTCGAGCACCTCGGCCAGATGATGGCCGGCTCCGAACTGTTCACCGGGGCGGCCCTCGACGGCGTTCCCCAGGAGGTGAGCGACGACGAGGTGGCCGCCGTCCCCGATCCCGCCAGCGTCACCGTGCTCCCGTGGCAGCCGGAGGTGGCCTGGTTCGCCAGCGACCTGCATCTCCATGGCCGGCCCTTCGACGCCTGCAGCCGCCACATCCTCGGCCGGGTGCGGCAGGAGGCAGCCACCATGGGCTTCCGCTTCAATCTCGGCATCGAGACCGAGTTCTTCGTGCTGAAGAAGGGGGCAGCCGGCGGCTGGGTTCCCTTCAGCGACCGCGACACCCTCGACAAGCCCGCCTACGACGTGCGCGGCCTGCTCGACAACCTGCCCTGGCTCGACGAACTGGTGCAGGCGATGAATGGCCTGGGCTGGGGGGTCTACTCCTTCGACCACGAGGACGGCCCCGGCCAGTTCGAGACCGATTTCGACTACGCCGACGTCCTCACCATGGCCGACCGGCTCACCTTCTTCAAGCTCATGGCCAAGGAGATCGCCCATCGGCACGGTCTGCTGGCGACCTTCATGCCCAAGCCCTTCGGGGACCGCACCGGCAGCGGCGCCCACTTCAACATGTCCCTGGCGGACCTTCAGACCGGGGTGAACCTGTTCGCCACGCCCGAGGCGACCCCCGGAGAGGTCACCAGGCTGGCGGAGCACTTCATCGCCGGTGTGCTCCGCCACGCCCCCGCCATCTGCGCGGTGATCGCCCCGACGGTCAACAGCTACAAGCGCCTGGTCGCCCAGGGGAGCATGTCGGGATTCACCTGGGCACCGGTGTTCGTCTGCTACGGCAACAACAACCGCACCAACATGCTGCGCATTCCCTCTCCCGGTGGCCGGGTGGAATGCCGGGCAGCCGACATCTCCTGCAACCCCTATCTCGGCGGTGCCTTGATGCTGGCGGCCGGGTTGGAAGGGATCCGGGAAGAACTGGATCCCGGCGCCCCCAACCTGGTGAATGCCTACACACTCAGCGCCGCGGAACGGGCCGATCGTGGCCTGAACATGTTGCCCCGAACCCTCGGTGAGGCGGTGGAGGCCTTCGCGGCGGATCCACTTGCCGAAAGCGTATTCGGTGATGCCATGTTCCAGGCCTTTATCTCCTACAAACGTGAAGAGTGGGAGTCCTACCACTCGGCAGTTTCCGAATGGGAACAGCAGCGTTATCTGGAGTTTTTCTGA